One Brassica napus cultivar Da-Ae chromosome A5, Da-Ae, whole genome shotgun sequence DNA window includes the following coding sequences:
- the LOC111215707 gene encoding uncharacterized protein LOC111215707 encodes MGVKVAPYTSPFLQWASSSQTLASGAISSRRQRLNRPSLFGTPLLYRSKSCELSKPTKTQSFRRVSSASFSDEEFSKKIQELTLRFNHERDANEMVHLSSIEMKANSVHLPLSLRIIKKKPQWDEGVKQAACDSMSKAFSSMVSMIQELQSFTLHMRETLFYQDLQGILVRVREEMHASFVWLFRQVFSATPTLMVYVMLLLANFTVYSLGANSALAAAATPTSTVAEVATVSETNDKIDSSVVKSFFIPSPTVDGSNNGGGGNIRPVLSGTDGDGFDVPEGPSRLSSSTFGSTISTETSVSGQDEVRLWNSIVEEAEEMQYNVLDHETRKWFVSPLDARVEAEKDIDFFRTELLYQTGLSQEPDNPLLLANYAQFLYIVSYDYDRAEEYFKRAVGVEPKDAEALSKYATFLWRARDDLWAAEETFLEAIDADPTNSFYAANYANFLWNTGGDETCFPLEESHEDNI; translated from the exons ATGGGGGTGAAAGTAGCACCATACACTTCTCCCTTCCTCCAATGGGCGTCTTCTTCTCAAACCCTAGCTTCCGGCGCCATTTCATCACGACGACAGAGACTGAACCGTCCGTCTCTCTTCGGAACGCCACTACTCTATCGCTCCAAGTCCTGTGAACTATCCAAACCGACCAAAACGCAGTCGTTTCGAAGAGTTTCTAGCGCAAGCTTCTCCGACGAGGAGTTTTCGAAAAAGATCCAAGAGCTAACTCTCAGATTCAACCACGAGAGAGATGCCAACGAGATGGTGCACTTGTCGAGTATCGAAATGAAAGCAAACAGCGTCCATCTCCCTCTCTCCCTTCGTATCATAAAGAAGAAGCCACAATGGGACGAAGGAGTCAAACAAGCCGCGTGCGACTCCATGAGCAAAGCCTTCTCGTCGATGGTGTCCATGATTCAAGAGCTTCAGAGCTTCACGTTACACATGAGAGAGACTCTCTTCTACCAAGACTTGCAAGGGATCTTGGTGCGCGTTAGAGAAGAGATGCACGCGTCGTTCGTCTGGTTGTTCCGACAAGTTTTCTCCGCCACGCCTACGTTGATGGTTTACGTCATGTTACTCCTCGCCAACTTCACGGTTTATTCACTCGGTGCCAACTCTGCTTTAGCCGCCGCCGCGACGCCGACCAGCACCGTGGCAGAGGTAGCAACCGTCAGTGAAACAAACGACAAGATCGATTCCTCGGTGGTTAAATCGTTTTTTATTCCATCTCCCACGGTCGACGGTAGCAACAACGGCGGCGGTGGAAACATCAGGCCGGTGTTAAGCGGGACAGATGGTGATGGATTCGATGTACCAGAAGGACCTTCGCGGTTGTCATCTTCGACATTTGGGTCAACGATTAGTACAGAGACATCAGTGTCGGGACAAGATGAAGTTAGGCTGTGGAACTCGATTGTGGAGGAAGCAGAGGAAATGCAGTACAATGTGTTGGATCACGAGACGAGGAAGTGGTTCGTGTCTCCTTTGGATGCTCGAGTGGAAGCAGAGAAGGACATTGATTTCTTCAGAACAGAGCTTCTCTACCAAACAGGACTGTCTCAAGAGCCTGATAATCCTCTGCTTCTTGCTAACTACGCTCAGTTCCTCTACATCGTCTCCTATGATTATGACAg AGCAGAGGAGTACTTCAAGAGAGCAGTAGGAGTGGAACCCAAAGACGCGGAGGCGCTGAGTAAATACGCCACGTTCTTATGGAGAGCACGGGATGATCTTTGGGCGGCCGAGGAAACTTTCTTGGAAGCAATCGATGCCGATCCCACCAACTCTTTCTACGCCGCTAATTACGCTAATTTCTTATGGAACACCGGCGGTGATGAGACGTGTTTCCCTCTCGAGGAGTCTCACGAAGACAACATCTAG